In Streptomyces sp. NBC_00448, the following are encoded in one genomic region:
- a CDS encoding discoidin domain-containing protein, with translation MPEQNPGTSRRTFLRTNATLLAGFALSTALPEAAHAAGTESGTGTGKSTNLAQYRPVTASSTDWAPTPASFAVDGLAQTGVRGSGWRAAAGDPQWITVDLQARSTIESVVLVFEADSSDPGFTPDPGVNPFLHTTGFEALSSCAVAFSLDVSDDGTSWRTVHETSTGTGGRTTITLPQPVTARWIRMTSTKRANANPVGLNSFEVYGSCTTHRPSATGWTDWGRHTAQPPALTVAGDGTVPLESGWTLTMDDWAGSTDGAALSAPAVDVSGWLPATVPGTVHAALVEQGHLPEPTVGFNNMRAPEALSRHDWWYRRSFRLPSGLATGQGRRVWLEFDGVNHQAEVWLNGRKAGEVTYPVARAAFDVTDALGGGRQAGAKESAEESAKGGAKDAEQVIAVRIAPMPHPGNPGDKGPSGISTLNSVAAQADSPTYLSISGWDWMPAVRDRAAGIWNHVRLRSTGDVVIGDPRVDTALPDLPAPAGSPDLPELATAEVTVVVPVRNAGSTSRTSTVTATLHGARVSGSVTLAAGESRELTFSPADHPQLRIHTPRLWWPNGYGEPTLHDLVLTATADGRGSDRRTVPVGLRQVDYHYEQPIVIGSDGHSPPQTVNLPKQQARYVRIQCGKRATGFGSSMWTLSVLDSAAPGSDLALHKAATASSSDNDNDLPANAVDGDATTRWSSGYSDDQWIQVDLGASTAFDQVVVTWETAYALTFTVQVSDDGAGWTDVQSVSNTGTQLQISVNGVRVLCRGGNWGFDELLRRVLPDRMDDAVGMHRDMNFTMIRNWIGSSNREEFFAACDRNGILVWNDFWEGDAIFPPDAGVPVFLDIARDTVLRYRHHPCLAVWCATNESDPPAAVDAGLRAAVASLHPGILYQGNSAGGIVTGHGPYSWIDPAAYFSGDTYSIGSYGFHSEIGIPTVPVAESMRNLAADQPSWPIGDVWYHHDWCTRGGQNPDTYRAAIDDRFGASDTLDDFCARAQFVNYESMRAIFEAYNAKMWDDASGVLLWMSHPAHHSTVWQTYDYDLDVNGSYYGARKGCEPLHVQASLADWQVHAVNQTAAGLTGATVTARLVDLHGTSLGAARQQTLDVPASSAAAAFTVPFTAALPAAHLLRLTLTDRHGAHVSDNTYLRYRAAGDVRAVGDLTPARLRGTVRRKGRDEATVTVRNDGGTVAALLRLGVRDAHSDARVLPARYSDNYLWVLPGESRDITVSWPARALPSGEPRFTAEALNVPLRRL, from the coding sequence ATGCCCGAGCAGAATCCCGGCACGTCCCGCCGCACCTTCCTCCGTACGAACGCCACGCTGCTCGCCGGCTTCGCACTGTCCACGGCACTGCCGGAAGCCGCCCACGCGGCAGGCACCGAAAGCGGTACCGGCACAGGCAAAAGCACCAACCTCGCCCAGTACCGCCCAGTGACCGCCTCCTCCACCGACTGGGCACCCACACCCGCATCGTTCGCGGTGGACGGCCTCGCGCAAACCGGAGTTCGCGGCTCCGGCTGGCGCGCCGCAGCCGGCGACCCGCAGTGGATCACCGTCGACCTCCAAGCCCGCAGCACCATCGAATCGGTCGTGCTCGTCTTCGAAGCGGACAGCTCCGACCCCGGCTTCACCCCCGACCCGGGCGTGAACCCGTTCCTGCACACGACGGGCTTCGAAGCCCTGTCGAGCTGCGCCGTCGCGTTCTCCCTGGACGTGTCCGACGACGGAACCTCGTGGCGCACGGTGCACGAGACGTCCACCGGCACGGGCGGCAGGACGACGATCACGCTGCCGCAACCGGTGACGGCCCGCTGGATACGGATGACCTCCACGAAGCGGGCGAACGCCAACCCGGTCGGCCTGAACAGCTTCGAGGTGTACGGCAGTTGCACCACGCACCGGCCGTCCGCGACCGGCTGGACCGACTGGGGCCGGCACACCGCCCAACCCCCCGCGCTGACCGTCGCCGGCGACGGCACCGTCCCGCTGGAGTCCGGCTGGACCCTCACCATGGACGACTGGGCGGGCTCGACCGACGGCGCCGCGCTGTCCGCCCCCGCCGTGGACGTCAGCGGCTGGCTGCCGGCCACCGTACCCGGCACCGTGCACGCGGCACTCGTGGAGCAGGGCCACCTGCCGGAGCCGACCGTCGGCTTCAACAACATGCGGGCGCCCGAGGCGCTGTCCCGGCACGACTGGTGGTACCGCCGATCGTTCCGGCTGCCGTCAGGGCTCGCCACCGGGCAGGGCCGCCGCGTCTGGCTGGAGTTCGACGGCGTCAACCACCAGGCCGAGGTGTGGCTGAACGGCCGCAAGGCGGGCGAGGTGACGTACCCGGTCGCCCGCGCCGCCTTCGACGTGACCGACGCCCTCGGCGGCGGACGGCAGGCGGGGGCGAAGGAAAGCGCGGAGGAAAGCGCGAAGGGAGGAGCGAAGGATGCCGAGCAGGTGATCGCCGTCCGCATCGCCCCGATGCCCCACCCCGGCAACCCGGGCGACAAGGGCCCGTCCGGCATCTCGACCCTCAACTCGGTCGCCGCCCAGGCCGATTCCCCGACGTACCTGTCCATCAGCGGCTGGGACTGGATGCCGGCGGTGCGCGACCGGGCGGCGGGCATCTGGAACCACGTGCGGCTGCGCTCCACCGGCGACGTCGTGATCGGCGACCCGCGGGTGGACACCGCCCTGCCGGACCTGCCCGCCCCGGCCGGCTCTCCCGACCTGCCCGAACTCGCCACCGCCGAGGTGACCGTGGTCGTCCCGGTCCGCAACGCCGGCAGCACGTCACGGACGTCGACCGTCACCGCGACGCTGCACGGCGCGCGGGTGAGCGGCTCCGTCACCCTCGCGGCGGGCGAGAGCCGCGAGCTCACCTTCAGCCCGGCCGACCACCCCCAACTACGCATCCACACACCGCGGTTGTGGTGGCCGAACGGCTACGGCGAGCCCACCCTGCACGACCTGGTGCTGACCGCCACCGCCGACGGCCGCGGCTCCGACCGGCGCACCGTGCCGGTCGGCCTGCGGCAGGTCGACTACCACTACGAGCAGCCCATCGTGATCGGTTCCGACGGCCACTCCCCGCCGCAGACCGTCAACCTGCCGAAGCAGCAGGCCCGTTACGTACGCATCCAGTGCGGCAAGCGGGCCACCGGCTTCGGCTCCTCGATGTGGACCCTGTCGGTGCTGGACAGCGCCGCGCCCGGCAGCGACCTGGCGCTGCACAAGGCCGCGACGGCCTCCTCCAGCGACAACGACAATGACCTGCCGGCCAACGCGGTCGACGGCGACGCCACCACCCGCTGGTCGTCCGGCTACTCCGACGACCAGTGGATTCAGGTCGACCTGGGCGCGTCCACCGCCTTCGACCAGGTCGTCGTCACCTGGGAGACCGCCTACGCCCTGACCTTCACCGTGCAGGTCTCCGACGACGGGGCCGGCTGGACCGACGTGCAGTCGGTCAGCAACACCGGCACCCAGCTGCAGATCTCCGTCAACGGGGTGCGGGTGCTGTGCCGCGGCGGCAACTGGGGCTTCGACGAACTGCTGCGCCGGGTCCTGCCGGACCGGATGGACGACGCCGTCGGCATGCACCGCGACATGAACTTCACGATGATCCGCAACTGGATCGGCTCCAGCAACCGCGAGGAGTTCTTCGCCGCCTGCGACCGCAACGGCATCCTGGTCTGGAACGACTTCTGGGAGGGCGACGCGATCTTCCCGCCGGACGCGGGCGTGCCGGTCTTCCTCGACATCGCCCGCGACACCGTCCTGCGCTACCGCCACCACCCGTGCCTGGCGGTGTGGTGCGCCACCAACGAGAGCGACCCGCCGGCCGCCGTCGACGCCGGGCTGCGGGCCGCCGTCGCCTCGCTGCACCCGGGCATCCTCTACCAGGGCAACTCCGCCGGGGGGATCGTCACCGGCCACGGCCCGTACTCCTGGATCGACCCGGCGGCGTACTTCTCCGGCGACACCTACTCCATCGGCAGCTACGGCTTCCACTCCGAGATCGGCATCCCCACCGTGCCGGTCGCCGAGAGCATGCGGAACCTCGCCGCCGACCAGCCGTCCTGGCCGATCGGCGACGTCTGGTACCACCACGACTGGTGCACCCGCGGCGGCCAGAACCCGGACACCTACCGCGCCGCGATCGACGACCGGTTCGGCGCATCGGACACCCTCGACGACTTCTGCGCCCGCGCGCAGTTCGTCAACTACGAGAGCATGCGCGCCATCTTCGAGGCGTACAACGCGAAGATGTGGGACGACGCCTCCGGCGTGCTGCTGTGGATGTCCCACCCGGCCCACCACAGCACCGTCTGGCAGACCTACGACTACGACCTCGACGTCAACGGCAGCTACTACGGCGCCCGTAAGGGGTGCGAGCCGCTGCACGTCCAGGCGAGCCTGGCCGACTGGCAGGTGCACGCGGTCAACCAGACCGCCGCCGGCCTCACCGGAGCGACGGTGACCGCCCGGCTCGTCGACCTGCACGGCACGTCGCTGGGCGCGGCGCGGCAGCAGACCCTGGACGTGCCTGCGTCCTCGGCGGCGGCCGCGTTCACCGTGCCGTTCACCGCCGCCCTGCCCGCCGCGCACCTGCTGCGCCTGACCCTCACCGACCGGCACGGCGCCCATGTCTCCGACAACACCTATCTGCGCTACCGCGCGGCCGGCGACGTCCGGGCGGTGGGCGACCTCACCCCCGCCCGGCTGCGCGGCACCGTGCGCCGAAAGGGCCGCGACGAGGCGACCGTCACCGTGCGCAACGACGGCGGCACCGTCGCCGCGCTGCTGCGGCTCGGCGTACGGGACGCGCACAGCGACGCCCGGGTCCTGCCCGCCCGTTACAGCGACAACTACCTGTGGGTGCTGCCTGGCGAGAGCCGCGACATCACCGTCTCCTGGCCGGCCCGGGCGCTGCCCTCGGGCGAGCCGCGCTTCACCGCGGAAGCGCTCAACGTGCCGCTGCGCCGGCTCTGA
- a CDS encoding AraC family transcriptional regulator, with protein sequence MSHNSRGPTAATPLPPASTLPPTGAHDHAPGEVIGRHRHDYHQLIYVSTGVLAVQTEAGAWVASGDRAVWNPAHIWHEHRVYGHSSVHTVGFPVADPPLPVEGPTILAVDGLLRELLIACTEPGLPEPESRRLRAVLADRLRRAHIQPLALPTARDPRLAHACRLVLADLGTPRTMAALGRRVGVGERTLTRLFRAEFGMTYPQWRTNTRVFHAMIQLAEGASVTATARRCGWATTSAFIDTFARTMGQTPGTYRSAAHLRAGAAAR encoded by the coding sequence GTGTCGCATAACAGCCGCGGCCCGACCGCCGCCACCCCGCTGCCGCCCGCCTCCACCCTGCCGCCGACCGGCGCCCACGACCACGCCCCCGGCGAGGTGATCGGCCGCCACCGGCACGACTACCACCAGCTCATCTACGTCAGCACCGGGGTGCTCGCGGTGCAGACCGAGGCCGGCGCCTGGGTCGCCTCCGGGGACCGGGCGGTCTGGAACCCCGCGCACATCTGGCACGAGCACCGCGTCTACGGGCACAGCTCGGTGCACACCGTCGGCTTCCCGGTGGCCGACCCGCCGCTGCCGGTCGAGGGGCCGACCATCCTGGCCGTCGACGGCCTGCTCCGCGAACTGCTCATCGCCTGCACCGAACCCGGCCTGCCGGAACCCGAGTCGCGACGGCTGCGGGCGGTGCTCGCCGACCGGCTGCGCCGCGCCCACATCCAGCCCCTCGCGCTGCCCACCGCGCGCGACCCCCGGCTGGCGCACGCCTGCCGGCTGGTACTGGCCGACCTGGGCACGCCCCGCACCATGGCCGCGCTGGGCCGCCGCGTCGGCGTCGGCGAGCGGACCTTGACCCGGCTCTTCCGCGCCGAGTTCGGCATGACCTACCCGCAGTGGCGGACCAACACCCGGGTCTTCCACGCCATGATCCAGCTCGCCGAGGGCGCGTCCGTCACCGCGACCGCCCGCCGCTGTGGCTGGGCCACGACCAGCGCGTTCATCGACACCTTCGCCCGCACGATGGGGCAGACGCCCGGCACCTACCGGTCGGCCGCGCACCTCAGAGCCGGCGCAGCGGCACGTTGA
- a CDS encoding MFS transporter — translation MDTAEGGSGRGGGEPGHRRTAEGAPAGGGTSGDTGEGCIAEGGPGDGPGGVATAGGTAGPASGAGPPTAVLDRPTEPRTGIADRLRGAAVDTRPLAVPAFRRVLIGQGASLVGTMITEVAIPVQIYAMSHSSFYVGVAGLAGFVPIVVFGLYGGAVADRVDRRLLCLWSSVVTWAVTIALLAQTLLGVGSVGLVLALVAVQGAGFAISSSTRGAIIPRIVPPGLVPAANTLSFTVGNVGQVLGPLAAGVLVALPHGFGYAYAADTVLFTMSLYSTFRLPPIKPAGAMARSGLLAVLDGLRFIGGNPVLLMSFGADIAAMVLAMPSALFPQAAAARFHGGIGLLYSSVAIGSVLAGLCSGWIGRVRRQGVALTFAVAGWAAAIALAGFARTLWLAVLLLALAGAADLVSAVYRQTILQTHAPDEMRGRMQGVFTVVVSGGPRLGDLRAGAMAATTTLTVAWSGSALLCIALVVVAALAVRPFWRYDAHRVE, via the coding sequence ATGGACACAGCAGAAGGCGGCTCGGGGCGCGGCGGCGGCGAGCCCGGGCACCGTCGCACCGCGGAGGGCGCCCCAGCGGGCGGCGGCACAAGCGGCGACACAGGAGAGGGCTGCATAGCGGAGGGCGGCCCGGGGGACGGGCCCGGAGGTGTGGCCACCGCGGGCGGGACGGCCGGCCCGGCCTCGGGCGCCGGGCCGCCGACCGCCGTCCTCGATCGGCCGACCGAACCCCGTACCGGCATCGCGGACCGGCTGCGCGGCGCCGCCGTCGACACCCGCCCGCTCGCCGTACCGGCCTTCCGGCGCGTGCTGATCGGGCAGGGCGCCTCGCTGGTGGGCACGATGATCACCGAGGTCGCCATCCCGGTGCAGATCTACGCGATGTCGCACTCGTCGTTCTACGTCGGCGTGGCCGGGCTCGCCGGGTTCGTGCCGATCGTCGTCTTCGGCCTGTACGGCGGCGCCGTCGCGGACCGGGTCGACCGCCGCCTGCTGTGCCTGTGGTCGTCGGTGGTGACGTGGGCGGTGACGATCGCGCTGCTGGCCCAGACGCTGCTGGGGGTCGGCTCGGTGGGCCTCGTCCTCGCCCTGGTCGCCGTCCAGGGGGCCGGTTTCGCGATCTCCTCCTCGACCCGCGGCGCGATCATCCCCCGTATCGTGCCGCCCGGCCTGGTCCCCGCCGCCAACACGCTCAGCTTCACTGTCGGCAACGTCGGCCAGGTGCTCGGCCCGCTCGCGGCCGGCGTGCTCGTCGCGCTCCCGCACGGGTTCGGCTACGCCTACGCCGCGGACACCGTGCTGTTCACCATGTCGCTGTACTCGACGTTCCGGCTGCCGCCGATCAAGCCGGCCGGCGCCATGGCCCGCTCCGGGCTGCTCGCCGTGCTCGACGGGCTGCGGTTCATCGGCGGCAACCCGGTGCTGCTCATGTCGTTCGGGGCGGACATCGCCGCGATGGTGCTGGCGATGCCCAGCGCGCTGTTCCCGCAGGCCGCCGCGGCCCGCTTCCACGGCGGGATCGGCCTGCTCTACTCCTCGGTCGCGATCGGCTCGGTGCTGGCCGGGCTGTGCAGCGGGTGGATCGGCCGGGTCCGCCGCCAGGGCGTGGCGCTCACCTTCGCGGTGGCCGGCTGGGCGGCCGCGATCGCGCTGGCCGGTTTCGCCCGCACCCTGTGGCTGGCCGTCCTGCTGCTCGCGCTGGCCGGCGCCGCCGACCTGGTCAGCGCCGTCTACCGGCAGACGATCCTGCAGACCCACGCCCCCGACGAGATGCGCGGCCGGATGCAGGGCGTCTTCACCGTCGTGGTGTCCGGCGGCCCGCGGCTGGGGGACCTGCGCGCGGGCGCCATGGCCGCGACGACCACGCTGACCGTCGCCTGGTCGGGCAGCGCGCTGCTGTGCATCGCCCTGGTCGTGGTGGCGGCCCTCGCGGTGCGGCCGTTCTGGCGCTACGACGCGCACCGGGTGGAGTGA
- a CDS encoding C2 family cysteine protease has product MSFHGFDTAQIRSMAAHMKSVGPSARTLHGKVAGLLLEVQGLMDGEPATTSPRLEPLLGQVFPLFYSGLPASLQPELDDTSASMDRRCTQLDAVRTLEKQGYTVDPTLYFDDEPPPDEQKIKDALKYFDDHIGDSGGFLWSDSAQGGKEVLDDFAKLSPAELDAVMSRMSDSQLKKLNGQLGEGSSWWGAGDPDGAVKARWENMLQKQCGPTTLARIEPALSNLKWQPDTTVDGAHYQAVDDPLFGPNGPDLMNDLRQGQDGDCWFLSSLAAITERDPNWPQEHIKQNANGTYTVTFYQKGPLPGMPPTPVEVTVDNKLPVDSGGHPVYADTRSGATWVAIYEKAFAQYSGGYKKIEGGWGDVGMSDLTGQPATRHSPGDVSFADIDTRIGKGEAVTIGTNGDGHVHDDRLVSGHEYSVERVDMNAHPPTITLLNPWGSGQYEGTRQMPQEVTLTEDQYRKNLNEVSFTPSGV; this is encoded by the coding sequence GTGAGCTTCCACGGCTTCGACACCGCTCAGATACGCTCGATGGCCGCGCACATGAAGTCCGTCGGCCCCTCCGCCCGCACCCTGCACGGCAAGGTGGCGGGTCTGCTGCTGGAGGTCCAGGGGCTGATGGACGGCGAGCCGGCCACCACCAGCCCGCGGCTGGAGCCGCTGCTCGGCCAGGTCTTCCCGCTGTTCTACTCCGGTCTGCCGGCGTCCCTGCAGCCCGAACTCGACGACACCTCCGCGTCGATGGACCGCCGCTGCACGCAACTCGACGCGGTGCGGACCCTGGAGAAGCAGGGCTACACCGTCGATCCGACCCTGTACTTCGACGACGAGCCGCCGCCGGACGAGCAGAAGATCAAGGACGCGCTGAAGTACTTCGACGACCACATCGGCGACTCCGGCGGCTTCCTGTGGTCCGACTCGGCCCAGGGCGGCAAGGAAGTCCTCGACGACTTCGCCAAGTTGTCGCCGGCCGAACTCGACGCCGTGATGTCGCGGATGTCGGACAGCCAACTGAAGAAGCTCAACGGCCAGTTGGGCGAGGGTTCGTCGTGGTGGGGCGCGGGGGACCCGGACGGCGCGGTGAAGGCCCGCTGGGAGAACATGCTGCAGAAGCAGTGCGGCCCGACCACGCTGGCCCGGATCGAGCCCGCGCTGTCGAACCTGAAGTGGCAGCCGGACACCACCGTGGACGGCGCGCACTACCAGGCCGTCGACGACCCGCTGTTCGGCCCGAACGGGCCTGACCTGATGAACGACCTGCGCCAGGGGCAGGACGGCGACTGCTGGTTCCTGTCCTCGCTGGCCGCGATCACCGAGCGGGACCCCAACTGGCCGCAGGAGCACATCAAGCAGAACGCCAACGGCACCTACACGGTGACCTTCTACCAGAAGGGCCCGCTGCCGGGGATGCCGCCCACACCGGTCGAGGTCACCGTCGACAACAAGCTCCCGGTGGACTCGGGCGGCCACCCCGTCTACGCCGACACGCGCAGCGGGGCCACCTGGGTGGCGATCTACGAGAAGGCGTTCGCGCAGTACTCCGGCGGCTACAAGAAGATCGAGGGCGGCTGGGGCGACGTGGGCATGTCCGACCTGACCGGGCAGCCGGCCACCCGGCACAGCCCCGGCGACGTCTCCTTCGCCGACATCGACACCAGGATCGGCAAGGGTGAGGCGGTCACCATCGGCACCAACGGCGACGGCCACGTGCACGACGACCGGCTGGTGTCCGGACACGAGTACTCGGTGGAGCGGGTCGACATGAACGCCCACCCGCCGACCATCACCCTCCTCAACCCCTGGGGCTCCGGCCAGTACGAAGGCACCAGGCAGATGCCCCAGGAGGTCACACTGACCGAGGACCAGTACCGCAAGAACCTGAACGAAGTGTCGTTCACGCCGTCAGGAGTATGA
- a CDS encoding MFS transporter — translation MGDAGAETEGRRPRAPRDREFLLLWGGQTVSEVGSQVSVLALPLVAVVLLKATAFQVGLLSVAQTSAYLLVALPAGAVVDRVAKRRLMIGCDLALCAVIASVPLGHAFGTLTLAQLYGVAFAAGVLSVFFSIAYQSYLPTLLEADQLMAGNGKLAASQSAAQIAGPGLGAGLVALVGAAGAMTADALSFAVSAASLSAIRGREPRRPRAAAGTPRPTLRAQIGAGLAHVARDPVLRHSLAFTGTANFFVIMVETLGPVYLIRTLHLGSSLVGLLLALGAVGGVAGGVAAKGLARKVGSARVSWLAMTVMSLPGLLIPLTGRGWRVLLFGAGWISWTFSSTVSSISLTSYRQAACPPDLLGRVSAAARWINWGTLPLGGLAGGALATSLGVRPTLWLAVIGGCCAGLWLFFSPLRGMRDLPLPGPAGVLPAAGA, via the coding sequence ATGGGTGATGCCGGCGCCGAAACCGAGGGACGGCGCCCGCGGGCGCCGCGCGATCGTGAGTTCCTGCTGCTGTGGGGCGGCCAGACGGTCAGCGAGGTGGGCTCGCAGGTCTCCGTGCTCGCGCTCCCGCTCGTCGCCGTGGTGCTGCTGAAGGCCACCGCGTTCCAGGTCGGCCTGCTGTCGGTCGCGCAGACCAGCGCGTACCTGCTGGTGGCGCTGCCGGCCGGCGCCGTGGTGGACCGGGTCGCCAAACGCCGGCTGATGATCGGCTGCGACCTCGCGCTGTGCGCCGTGATCGCGTCGGTGCCCCTCGGCCACGCCTTCGGGACGCTGACCCTCGCGCAGCTCTACGGGGTCGCGTTCGCCGCCGGCGTGCTGTCGGTGTTCTTCTCCATCGCCTACCAGAGTTACCTGCCGACCCTGCTGGAAGCTGATCAACTCATGGCCGGCAACGGCAAGTTGGCCGCGTCACAGTCGGCCGCGCAGATCGCCGGCCCCGGACTGGGCGCCGGGCTGGTCGCGCTGGTCGGCGCCGCCGGGGCGATGACCGCCGACGCGCTGTCGTTCGCGGTGTCGGCCGCCTCCCTGTCGGCGATCCGCGGCCGCGAGCCGCGCCGGCCGCGCGCGGCGGCGGGGACGCCCCGGCCCACGCTGCGCGCGCAGATCGGCGCCGGCCTCGCCCACGTGGCGCGCGACCCCGTGCTGCGCCACTCCCTGGCGTTCACCGGTACCGCCAACTTCTTCGTGATCATGGTGGAGACGCTCGGCCCGGTCTACCTGATCCGCACCCTGCACCTGGGCTCGTCCCTGGTCGGGCTGCTGCTGGCGCTGGGCGCGGTCGGCGGGGTGGCCGGCGGCGTCGCGGCGAAGGGGCTCGCGCGCAAGGTCGGCTCCGCGCGGGTGAGTTGGCTCGCGATGACCGTGATGTCGCTGCCCGGCCTGCTGATCCCGCTGACCGGGCGCGGCTGGCGGGTGCTGCTGTTCGGCGCCGGTTGGATCTCGTGGACCTTCTCCTCCACCGTTTCGAGCATCTCGCTGACCAGTTACCGCCAGGCCGCCTGCCCGCCCGACCTGCTCGGCCGGGTCAGCGCCGCCGCGCGCTGGATCAACTGGGGCACCCTCCCGCTCGGCGGCCTGGCCGGCGGCGCCCTCGCGACGTCGCTCGGCGTCCGGCCCACTTTGTGGCTCGCCGTGATCGGCGGCTGCTGCGCGGGCCTGTGGCTGTTCTTCTCCCCGCTGCGCGGCATGCGCGACCTCCCGCTGCCCGGCCCCGCCGGCGTGCTCCCCGCCGCCGGCGCGTAG
- a CDS encoding DUF6191 domain-containing protein, which translates to MFNFFDELFAPGRKHTEDERNRLELTREDEGSSDPARGPIDLASGTVTVRVPDKAADDADDSDDTDAPDVRDIPDDPAA; encoded by the coding sequence ATGTTCAACTTCTTCGACGAGTTGTTCGCGCCCGGCCGCAAGCACACCGAGGACGAGCGCAACCGGCTGGAGCTGACCCGGGAGGACGAGGGCAGCAGCGACCCGGCGCGGGGGCCGATAGACCTCGCCTCGGGGACGGTCACCGTGCGGGTCCCGGACAAGGCGGCCGACGACGCCGATGACAGCGATGACACCGATGCCCCGGACGTCCGCGACATCCCGGACGATCCTGCCGCCTGA
- a CDS encoding peptidase inhibitor family I36 protein: protein MQIRKRAGLLALVMGAALLSAVPAQSASAVTPPPCSGGSVCFWSEDGFSGATWEWTAASGYRDMPPQFHDHVGSFVAGVNACFINWQPVQKRQVFNGDWRATYLEDFGGQIDGVGPGSC, encoded by the coding sequence ATGCAGATCCGCAAGCGCGCCGGCCTGCTCGCACTCGTCATGGGCGCCGCACTGCTGTCCGCCGTACCCGCACAGTCCGCCTCGGCGGTGACCCCACCGCCGTGCAGCGGCGGCTCGGTGTGCTTCTGGAGCGAGGACGGCTTCTCCGGGGCCACCTGGGAGTGGACCGCGGCCAGCGGCTACCGCGACATGCCGCCGCAGTTCCACGACCACGTCGGCTCCTTCGTCGCCGGCGTCAACGCCTGCTTCATCAACTGGCAGCCGGTCCAGAAGCGCCAGGTCTTCAACGGCGACTGGCGGGCCACCTACCTGGAGGACTTCGGCGGCCAGATCGACGGGGTCGGCCCCGGCTCCTGCTGA
- a CDS encoding cupredoxin domain-containing protein: MTDSRIPARRGKAAALAVAAALLVLTGCTSSSSGSGGSSASPSPAGATKITIKDFAFHPATLTVHPGAKVTVTNEDTTDHTVTADTGKLFDTGHVAPGKTTTFTAPGKAGTYAYMCTIHQFMTGTLKVS; the protein is encoded by the coding sequence GTGACCGACTCCCGTATCCCCGCCCGGCGCGGCAAGGCCGCGGCCCTCGCCGTGGCCGCCGCGCTGCTCGTCCTGACCGGCTGCACCTCCTCGTCGTCCGGCTCCGGCGGGTCCTCCGCGAGCCCGTCGCCGGCCGGCGCGACGAAGATCACCATCAAGGACTTCGCGTTCCACCCGGCCACGCTGACCGTCCACCCCGGCGCGAAGGTCACCGTGACCAACGAGGACACCACCGACCACACCGTGACGGCCGACACCGGAAAGCTCTTCGACACCGGCCACGTCGCTCCCGGGAAGACCACGACCTTCACCGCTCCGGGCAAGGCGGGGACGTACGCCTACATGTGCACGATCCACCAGTTCATGACCGGCACCCTCAAGGTGAGCTGA
- a CDS encoding ferritin-like domain-containing protein has product MTTARDGWDMPISEDQLARLTRDMETAHRDTLPAMRASAVDLAEDIRGNLGKQEDGPSDPARRRFLFGAGGLAAAMALAACSSSDKHDSAAAPSGSASASASGSSKSQYTGDLKVVALAVALENQAVGAYQATLKAAKAGKLGTVPPAIATFVTTAMAQHADHAKAWNAVLTGAGKPAITNVPLSNQPATLAALGKAKTVTDVANLALTLEDQAAQTYLFATYNVSAAAGIATAATIAPVEAMHAAILNFVLGKYPVPDDFLPTDKAASPALLTV; this is encoded by the coding sequence GTGACCACCGCACGCGACGGCTGGGACATGCCGATCAGCGAGGACCAGCTCGCCCGGCTCACCCGCGACATGGAGACCGCCCACCGCGACACCCTGCCCGCCATGCGGGCCAGCGCGGTGGACCTCGCCGAGGACATCCGCGGCAACCTCGGCAAGCAGGAGGACGGGCCGAGCGACCCCGCCCGCCGCCGTTTCCTCTTCGGCGCCGGCGGTCTCGCGGCCGCGATGGCGCTGGCCGCCTGCTCCAGCAGCGACAAGCACGACTCCGCCGCGGCGCCCTCCGGGTCCGCCTCCGCTTCCGCGTCCGGCTCCTCCAAGAGCCAGTACACCGGTGACCTGAAGGTCGTCGCGCTCGCGGTGGCGCTGGAGAACCAGGCGGTCGGCGCGTACCAGGCCACGCTCAAGGCGGCCAAGGCCGGCAAGCTCGGTACGGTGCCGCCGGCCATCGCCACCTTCGTGACCACCGCGATGGCGCAGCACGCCGACCACGCCAAGGCGTGGAACGCGGTGCTCACCGGCGCCGGCAAGCCGGCGATCACGAACGTGCCGCTGTCCAACCAGCCCGCCACGCTGGCGGCGCTGGGCAAGGCGAAGACGGTGACGGACGTCGCGAACCTGGCGCTCACGCTGGAGGACCAGGCCGCGCAGACGTACCTGTTCGCGACGTACAACGTGAGCGCGGCGGCGGGTATCGCCACCGCGGCGACCATCGCGCCGGTCGAGGCGATGCACGCGGCGATCCTCAACTTCGTGCTCGGCAAGTACCCGGTGCCGGACGACTTCCTGCCGACGGACAAGGCCGCCAGTCCCGCGCTTCTGACGGTCTGA